The sequence AACCAGTGCGATAGATACATATTTCATGCTTCGCGGAAACGTGTCGGAGTCGAACCGACCATCCATCAACCGACAGATCAACAGTTTTGAAGACTGCGGCGCCCACCGGGGTCGCGTACGCTTCCAGGGTTAGTCCTGCGAGACAACAAGGTAGTCTATTCCGTAGTTGTCTTTCAGCAACTCACCGGCCATCTCGGCATCCTCCCGAGATGTGAAACCTTCCACCATAACCAGATGCAAGGTCCGGCCGCCCTGTTGTGTGGATACTAACTTTACCCGGTAATTTAGCGACTCCAGCAGCGCCTGCTGTCGCTCAGCATTCGTGCGGACACTAAAGGCCCCTACCTGGAGCCGTGGGCCCTTCCTGGGCGTCGCCTGCGCGGCGGTTCGGGTTGGCGGCCGGGATTCTACGGCCGGGGGAACCTTCTCGGCAGCCGGCTCCGCCCTGTATTTCAGGGCGCCTTTCCCGGGGGCGGTCGCCCTGCCCGATTCGAGATCAAACTCAAGTTCCGGGAATTTGCGCGCAAAAACCTGGGCGTAAAACAGCGCCGTATCGCGGCTGCCCGACACCAGCAGGGCATTGAGGTAGAGCCGGATGCCCTCATAGACCAGATCGGACCGGGGATAGTGCATCGGAATGCGTCCGAGATACTTTGCCGCCTGCATATAGAGACCGCGGGAGTACAGATACTCGCCAACTTTCAGCAGTGCATTGGGTGCCCGAGGACTGGTGGGATAGAGGCTGGCCACCCGCTTGAACAGCTCCACGGCCACGTCACCCTCCTGCGTGATGAGGCCCTCCAGGTAGAGCACGCTGCCATCGTTGGGGTGCTGCCGGTAGAGCTCCGGCAAGGCCGCGGCCACTTCCTCGCGGTGCCCCTGATAGGCCAGCTCAAAATATCGGTCCAGATCCTGGCCCCACACCATGGCCAGCATCCAGAGGGGAAATGAGGCGATGAGGCCGGGCTTACTCCAGTGCTTCCAGGGGATCACTGCTGGGGTCCAACCAACTCATGGGGGTTGCCGAGGAGTCCCGCTGGCTGTTACCAGCATGGGCCGCCAGACGTATGGCGTCCACCAGACGATCCAGCCGCGGGAGGAGGTTCTGGTCGGCGTCCCGCCGATAGCTGAGCTTGAGCTGTATGGCCTGGATCAGCGGGTCGTTGGCAGCTACATCCGGGATCGTGCCCAAAAGCTGCTCTGCCCGGTCCAACTCTCCTTTGCGCACGTAGAAGTTGGCGAGACTTGCCAGGCCATCCAGATTGTTGGAGTCCTTGTCCAGAATCTTCCTCAGAAACGGCTCCATGTCGTCAAAGCGCTGCAGGTAGAAAAGGGTCTCCTCCACCTGCGGCAGGATCATGGCGGTCTCTGCGGGAGACAGTTCTGCGAAAGAGGCCCAGTGAGACACAGCCTGAGAGTAAAGCTGGTCGACCTCATCCTGCCCGGCTGCCGGGGTGCGCCCGGGCTGACTACCCAGGCCATCGCCATTGGTAGACTGCCTTGAGCGACGGGCGGCCGCTTCATCGGCATAGGAGACCGCGAGGTAGTAGTGTGCCGGAGCAAAAGTTGCATCCAGTTTGAGAGCCTGTTGATAGTGCTCACGCACCGCATCGGGAGGGTCGTCGTTGCGGCGGTCGTAACCCTGCCGGAAGCGGCACCAGGCCTGCAAACTTGAGTCCTCCTTGTCGGTAACTTTCTGCCACTGTGCCAGATATTTGCCCGCCGATTCCCAGTCGCCCTGCTTGCGGTAGAAGCTCACCAGATGGCGCAGGGCCCAGCGATCGCGTTTGTCCAGTTTAAGAATGGCCAGGCCGCACTTTATGGCCCGATCGTACTGTCCCAATTCCAGGTGGTCAAGTGCCAGATGCTTGAGCAGTTCCACCCGCTCGTAAGGGGTGGGATTAGGCCGTGCCAGCAGGCTTTCGTGGAGCTTGAGCGCGCGGTCCGCAGCCCCGCCTTGCCGCATGACCTGCCCCAGTTTAAGGTAGGCCGCTGTATGGTCGGTGTCGCTCTCGACGACGCTTTTGAAACATTCAAAAGCCTGTTTGAGGTTCCCGCTCAAGAGGTGGTCGAGCCCCTCCGTGTAGAGGGCCTGAACGTCCCGCTTGTTGCGCGTGAAAGGCCACATCATGGCAGCCGGTTGCCGTCCGTTGAGGAGTGGCAGGACCAGGCAAGGGACCCCGCCGGCGGGCAGCGGAACGGGTCCGGCTCAGCCACTTTGCTGCTCGGACGATGCGTCCGGCTCGCCCGCATCTGCAGGTTCCTCGGGACCGGAATCGAACAGGTCAACGGTAAGCGGAGAATGGCGCAGCGTATTGAGTTCAGTGCGCAGCTTTTTCAACTGTTGCGCCTGCCGCCGCACCTCGACCTGTTGGGACATGATCTGTACCAGCCCGATCAAAAAACCCAGCAGAATACCCAGAGCGAGCGTGCCGACCAGAGCAGTCGCCAGACTTTTTTCCGCCAGTGTAACTCCCGGGATCAGCCAGATGTTCACCGTCTGGCTCCCATTCTGGTTAAGCCAGTAGGCCAGCCCGAGCACGATGAACAGGCCAATCAATACTTTAAGCAACCGCATGATAAGCCTCCTGATCGGACTGCAAGGCAGGGGACAGGATATGGCCCTTGAGGGCAACGCCGGGGGCGCAATCGATATGGACCTGGACGAAGTCCTTGATTGCGGCACTCCCCTTGTCGAAGACGACCCACTTGTTGCCGTCGGTGCGCCCGGCCCACTGAGCCGTTGATTTCTTGCTCTCCTTTTCCACCAGTACCTCTAACACGCGGCCCACATACCACTGGTTCCGCTCCCGGGCTTTGGCCAGTTGGAGGGCAATGAGGCGTTCCAGCCGCTCCTGCTTCACGGCCTCAGGCACCGGGTCACTGTACTCCGCGGCCTTGGTTCCGGGCCGGGAGGAATACTTGAACATGAACGCGGAATCAAAACCTACCTCGGCCACCAGCGACAAGGTCTCACTGAATTCCTCTTCCGTCTCGCCGGGAAAACCCACGATAATATCGGTGCTGAGCGTACAGTCGGGCAGGGCGGCGCGAATTTCCGCCACCAGCCGAAGATATTCGGCCCGCGTATAGGTACGGTTCATCCGCCTCAGAATGCGGTCGGCGCCGGCCTGAAGCGGCAGGTGGATGGCGTTGCAAACATTGTCATGGGCCGCCATCTCCGCAAGCAGTGCCCCATTCACGTCCGAGGGATGGGGCGAAGTGTAGCGAATCCGCCGCAGTCCGGGCACCGCCGCCACAGCCGCCAGTAATTCGGGAAACCGGTGGCTATCGTGGCGATAGGAATTCACGTTTTGCCCCAGCAACGTCACCTCGAGAAAGCCCTCTTCCACGGCTACCCGGGCCTCCCTTAGAATACTATCCACGGACCGGCTGCGCTCACGGCCACGGGTAAAGGGCACCACGCAGAAAGTGCAGAACTTGTCGCAGCCGCGCATGATGGAAATCCATGCGTTGATCCCGGCCGCGCGGGACGGAAAAAGATCCTCGTAAACCTCGAAGCGCGACAGGCGGGTATCCACGATATGATCGCTCGTGGTCAGGCGCTGTTGCAGAAGTTGGGGCAACCGGCGATAGCTGTCCGGACCGAGCACCAGATCAACATAGGGATGGGATTCCAGCAGACTGTCGGCCAGGTTCTTGGCCATGCAGCCCAGCAACCCGATGAGAATCGACGGGTCGTCGCGCTTGAGGTGTTTCAGCTGCTCCAGGCGATGCCGCACCGTCTCCTCGGCCTTCTCCCTGATAGCACAGGTGTTCAGCAGCACAACCCGAGCCTCTTCCACGCGCAGGCTGCGCTCGTAGCCCGCAGCTTCGAGCAGGCCGGAGATCAGCTCCGAGTCTGCCACGTTCATCTGGCAACCGTATGTTTCCAAATAATAGCGCATGGGCGAACCGGGGGATCGATCCAAAGTTACAACGCGCTCTGAAGGGGACGTAATATTTTCCCCCGCACGCGCCGCTGTTCTGGGCCGGAGCCGGACGCTAGAAGAAATTGACGGGATTCTGGGGTTGGTTGTAGTGCCGCACTTCGTAATGCAGGTGCGGTGCCGTGGCGCGACCGGTGTTGCCCGATTCCCCGATGGCCTCGCCGCGCTTGACCAACTGACCTTCATTCACACGAATCAGCCGCAGGTGCCCATACAGGGTATGGAAGCCATTGCCGTGGTCAATCTTTACATACAGGCCCAGATTGCCTCCCCAGCGGGCGGCGATCACTTTGCCGTTGGCGGTGGCGTGGATGGGAGTTCCGACCCGCAGGGAAATATCCTGGCCGCGATGGAAATCATAACGCTTGCTGTACGGATCCCGGCGCAGCCCGAATCCGCTGGTGTATTCCCCCATGGCCACGGGCCGGATCGAGGGGGTTGCCCGCAGCCGGCCCAGATCATCCTTAAGGGCGTCCCGCATGGCCTCGTAGCTGAGCTGCTCCAGATTCAGGCCTCGATGCAGGGCGTCGAGGCGCTCCGTGATTTGAGCCAGAGATATGTCATCCGACGGCAAGAGGTAGTCCATATCCGTCTTGACTTCCACCATGCTGCCCCCGATGCCCACCGCACGAATGCCGGCGGGTATAGCGGGCAGATTGGCGTGCTCGCGAAGGTTTTGGTCCAGGGTCGAAAGGTTGGTCACCTCGTGCTCCAGGTTGTCAATACGCCCCTGAAACTGGACCAGCAACTGCTGAAGGGCCACATTGTCTCGACGCAGTTTTGCCACCCGGTGGCTATAGGCTGTTTCAAGGAGCAGGTGCGCCCCCAGGTAAAGCAAGATGGGCGCCAGGACGATGAGGGCCATGAGTAAACGGAAGGCGGATTTGCCCGACAACGCGAACTCGCGCAGCCCTGATCGCCCTTCCTGAAGGACGAGTATTTTCAGATTTCGCAGAGAGGCTGTCAGATGATACTTGCGTCGCATATTCTCACGGCAATCAAATCCCGCATGGCAGTGAACATTTTAGCCACTAATGCCCTCTGCATGCAACAGGAAACATTGTCGCATGAAGACCCGTGCAGCTGCCGTCCTGTAGCACCCCCCAGTGCTGCACGGGACCTAGTTTTTGGCGGCGCTTGCCTTCTTGGCCGGCTTCCCGGCGGCGGCCTTCCCGGTGGAAGTAGCCCGCTTACGAACTGGGGTTGCTTTGGCCTTGCCCGCGGCGGGGGTCTTCTTCGCCCTCGTGGTAGCCGGCCTGGCCGCCGGTTTTGTGCCCGCAGCGGGTTTCGGCTTGGCAGCCGCCTCACTTTTGGCTGCATGCTCAAGATCCGAGGCCTTGGCGAGCTCTTTTTCTTTGGCCGCGATTTTCTCCCCAAGGCTAGCGACCCTCAACCGCAGGTCCTCGACCCCCGGCAACTCTTTCAGGGACACGCCCTGGTCCTGCTCCAGCGCCTTATAGGCCAGGATGCCCAACTCTGCATGCAGCCGTCCCCGCTCCCGCTGAAGCTGATAGATCTCCATCTTCAATCGGCCAATCTTGCTCAGTTCCCCAGCCTTGTTGGCGGCCACCCGCGTGAAGTGCCCCGCTTTCTCTGCGGCGGTGCTGGTCCAGGTCTTGATCTGTTCGCCCAGACTGTCCCAAATAGTGCTCATGTAAGGTCATCCTTCCTTATAGTGGACCCCGTCAAATTTATCAGGGCCGTGGGGGCCTAACAAAGACAATCAGACCCAGCGCCGCTGTACGTATGCGGCCAAGTAGAACAGGGCCGCACCGATGGCCAGGCTCATGAGTTCCAGCCCCATATCCCGGTGTTTTACCCCGCTATAGAGCCCGGACAGCACCGAGAGCAGCGCCAGCACCTGCAACGAGCGCACCACGGCCCAAATCAGTCCTCTCAGCGCCGCCCCCTCAAGTGCGACCAGCCCGAGATCAGCCGCTTGCCCAGCGAGGGCCGGGAAACGCGGTGCAAGACTGCCCAGGCCGTGCCGCTGCTCATGAGCCGCGCCGCCAGGAGCGACCGGGGAGCAGCGCCCAGACGCTCATACCAGCCCCGGTTAACCCAGGAACTTGCCATCCGCCCCACAAGTTCCTTGCGGGCCAGGGCGGCATACTGGTCGCCGTGGATCAGCGCCCGGGCAGCCAGGACGCCAGACCGGATGGCGTAGTTCATGCCGAATCCGAACAGGGCGTCCTGGAAGCCGGCGGCTTCCCCCACCAGGAGGGCGCCGCTCTCCATGGATGTGGGTCTGGGCGCGTAGCTGCCGAAGGAGCCAAACTTGACCGGGTCCTCCATGCTCAGGCCCAGCACATCCCGAAAGCGGGTCACCGCTTCACTCAGTACGTCCCCCGACGATGATGCGCCCACCCGGTAAGCGCTGGCGATGGTGCCCCGACCGCTCCAGATGATGCAGTAAGCATAGCCCGCTGGGGCGACCGTTCCGCCCAGGAGCAGATAGACCCCGTCCGGGGCCGGCGTGCTGAAGGTGAGCCCCTCAACGTACGCCTTTGCCCGCCGGGGACCGCCGGCGAAGATAGCCACCTCAGCTGCGCTGCGCTTCGAACCAAAGCGGAGCTGCACACCCGCCGCCTCCGCGGCTAGCTGGAAGGTCCGGTCCAGGCTGCCCGGCTCGGCACCGCGCCGCAGCAGGTAAAAGTAGGGGCGCTGAGCGGTGGTGCTATGGACCTGGCCGCGGTGATCGATGAAGTGGAAGGTTCGCGCGGGATGGTGGTCAAAGCTGGTGGGCAGCCCCTGCGACTGCAGGTAGTCAAGCGGATCCTGAGGGAAAATCCAGGTTTCCAGACCTTCCACATCGTTGTGCCGCTGGGCACCGCAGACCGCACCCTTTTCGTGAACCACCACTTCGCGCCCGGCGTTGGCCAGGGTGAGGGCTGCCGCCAATCCGGACAGGCCGGCCCCGGCAATGGTGATGGCGTCATGACTCATCCAATATCCGCGGCAGCAGCTGCTTAACGATTTTGGGATCACCCCGCCCCCGAGTGGCTTTCATCACCTGGCCCATGAAAAAGGCCAGCAGCTTGGTCTCGCCCCGGCGGTAGCGGCCCAGCTCGTCAGGGAGGCCGGCCACGACGCCGCGCACCGTCTCCTCAAGCGCCCCCGCATCAGACACCTGCGCCAATCCGTCCCGCTCCACGATCTCCCGCGCCGGCAGCCCCTCGGCCACCATTTTGTCAAACACGTCCCTGGCGGTGGAACGGTTGATGCTGCCAGCGTCAACCAGGGCGATGAGCTGGCACAGCGCCTCGGCGGGCAAGGCGAAGTCAGCGATCTCCTGCTGCTGGGCGTTGAGCACCCGCAGCACGTCCCCCTGCACCCACTGGGCAGCGGCCGCAGGGGCGGCCCCAGCCTGCACCAGCGCCTCAAAGTAGCCCGCCAGCGCCCGGGTGCGGGTGAGCACCTGCACGTCCTGGACCTTCAGGCCGTAGTCGTCCATGAAGCGCTGCTCCATCTGGGCGGGCAGCTCCGGCAGGGCGGCACGGATGCGCTCGATACGGTCCGCAGAAATCGTCAAGGGCACCAGGTCCGGCTCGGGGAAATAGCGGTAGTCGTGGGCCTCCTCCTTGGTGCGCAGGAGGCGGGTCTGGCCGGCGGCATCGTCCCAGGTCAGGGTGTTTTGCTCTACCTCGCCGCCACCCTCCAGCACCTCGATCTGCCGGACAATCTCATAGCTCAGCCCCCGCTCCACACCACGAAACGAGTTAAGGTTTTTCATCTCGGTGCG comes from Candidatus Neomarinimicrobiota bacterium and encodes:
- a CDS encoding SPOR domain-containing protein codes for the protein MIPWKHWSKPGLIASFPLWMLAMVWGQDLDRYFELAYQGHREEVAAALPELYRQHPNDGSVLYLEGLITQEGDVAVELFKRVASLYPTSPRAPNALLKVGEYLYSRGLYMQAAKYLGRIPMHYPRSDLVYEGIRLYLNALLVSGSRDTALFYAQVFARKFPELEFDLESGRATAPGKGALKYRAEPAAEKVPPAVESRPPTRTAAQATPRKGPRLQVGAFSVRTNAERQQALLESLNYRVKLVSTQQGGRTLHLVMVEGFTSREDAEMAGELLKDNYGIDYLVVSQD
- a CDS encoding tetratricopeptide repeat protein, whose protein sequence is MMWPFTRNKRDVQALYTEGLDHLLSGNLKQAFECFKSVVESDTDHTAAYLKLGQVMRQGGAADRALKLHESLLARPNPTPYERVELLKHLALDHLELGQYDRAIKCGLAILKLDKRDRWALRHLVSFYRKQGDWESAGKYLAQWQKVTDKEDSSLQAWCRFRQGYDRRNDDPPDAVREHYQQALKLDATFAPAHYYLAVSYADEAAARRSRQSTNGDGLGSQPGRTPAAGQDEVDQLYSQAVSHWASFAELSPAETAMILPQVEETLFYLQRFDDMEPFLRKILDKDSNNLDGLASLANFYVRKGELDRAEQLLGTIPDVAANDPLIQAIQLKLSYRRDADQNLLPRLDRLVDAIRLAAHAGNSQRDSSATPMSWLDPSSDPLEALE
- a CDS encoding LapA family protein; the protein is MRLLKVLIGLFIVLGLAYWLNQNGSQTVNIWLIPGVTLAEKSLATALVGTLALGILLGFLIGLVQIMSQQVEVRRQAQQLKKLRTELNTLRHSPLTVDLFDSGPEEPADAGEPDASSEQQSG
- the miaB gene encoding tRNA (N6-isopentenyl adenosine(37)-C2)-methylthiotransferase MiaB, whose product is MRYYLETYGCQMNVADSELISGLLEAAGYERSLRVEEARVVLLNTCAIREKAEETVRHRLEQLKHLKRDDPSILIGLLGCMAKNLADSLLESHPYVDLVLGPDSYRRLPQLLQQRLTTSDHIVDTRLSRFEVYEDLFPSRAAGINAWISIMRGCDKFCTFCVVPFTRGRERSRSVDSILREARVAVEEGFLEVTLLGQNVNSYRHDSHRFPELLAAVAAVPGLRRIRYTSPHPSDVNGALLAEMAAHDNVCNAIHLPLQAGADRILRRMNRTYTRAEYLRLVAEIRAALPDCTLSTDIIVGFPGETEEEFSETLSLVAEVGFDSAFMFKYSSRPGTKAAEYSDPVPEAVKQERLERLIALQLAKARERNQWYVGRVLEVLVEKESKKSTAQWAGRTDGNKWVVFDKGSAAIKDFVQVHIDCAPGVALKGHILSPALQSDQEAYHAVA
- a CDS encoding M23 family metallopeptidase, giving the protein MRRKYHLTASLRNLKILVLQEGRSGLREFALSGKSAFRLLMALIVLAPILLYLGAHLLLETAYSHRVAKLRRDNVALQQLLVQFQGRIDNLEHEVTNLSTLDQNLREHANLPAIPAGIRAVGIGGSMVEVKTDMDYLLPSDDISLAQITERLDALHRGLNLEQLSYEAMRDALKDDLGRLRATPSIRPVAMGEYTSGFGLRRDPYSKRYDFHRGQDISLRVGTPIHATANGKVIAARWGGNLGLYVKIDHGNGFHTLYGHLRLIRVNEGQLVKRGEAIGESGNTGRATAPHLHYEVRHYNQPQNPVNFF
- a CDS encoding NAD(P)-binding protein; its protein translation is MSHDAITIAGAGLSGLAAALTLANAGREVVVHEKGAVCGAQRHNDVEGLETWIFPQDPLDYLQSQGLPTSFDHHPARTFHFIDHRGQVHSTTAQRPYFYLLRRGAEPGSLDRTFQLAAEAAGVQLRFGSKRSAAEVAIFAGGPRRAKAYVEGLTFSTPAPDGVYLLLGGTVAPAGYAYCIIWSGRGTIASAYRVGASSSGDVLSEAVTRFRDVLGLSMEDPVKFGSFGSYAPRPTSMESGALLVGEAAGFQDALFGFGMNYAIRSGVLAARALIHGDQYAALARKELVGRMASSWVNRGWYERLGAAPRSLLAARLMSSGTAWAVLHRVSRPSLGKRLISGWSHLRGRR
- the gatB gene encoding Asp-tRNA(Asn)/Glu-tRNA(Gln) amidotransferase subunit GatB, whose amino-acid sequence is MAVAAPLTPAQLELWEPVIGLEVHAQLATESKMFCGCRRVYGAPPNTRTCPVCLGYPGALPVLNEQAVEFAIRMGLAVGCRIRPLTRFARKNYFYPDLPKGYQISQYDEPICEGGSLSFVMEDGATCKVGITRIHMEEDAGKTIHGLPGSSADGSYVDFNRCGTPLIEIVSEPDIRSPQEAHRYLTRLKQTLQYTGVSHADMEKGELRCDANVSVRPRGQAALGTRTEMKNLNSFRGVERGLSYEIVRQIEVLEGGGEVEQNTLTWDDAAGQTRLLRTKEEAHDYRYFPEPDLVPLTISADRIERIRAALPELPAQMEQRFMDDYGLKVQDVQVLTRTRALAGYFEALVQAGAAPAAAAQWVQGDVLRVLNAQQQEIADFALPAEALCQLIALVDAGSINRSTARDVFDKMVAEGLPAREIVERDGLAQVSDAGALEETVRGVVAGLPDELGRYRRGETKLLAFFMGQVMKATRGRGDPKIVKQLLPRILDES